From Cellulophaga lytica DSM 7489, a single genomic window includes:
- a CDS encoding solute:sodium symporter family transporter, which yields MLLTLLSFVGFTVLVAVISYLATRKTNENSSDGYFLGGRSLTAGVIAGSLLLTNLSTEQLVGLNSDAYTDGLSVMAWETLAAIAIVITAIFLLPRYLKGGLTTVPQFLAERFDVTTKTITSGLFLTGYVVVLLPVILYSGSVAISGMFNVPENLGISHTASIWLCVWGIGIIGGIYAVFGGLKAVVVSDSINAIGLLIGGILIPVFGLMYIGDGSIIDGLSILTTENPEKFNSMGTKTDSVPFSTIFTGMMLVNLFYWGTNQQIIQRALGAKNLAEGQKGLLLASFIKILGPLILVLPGIIAFHIFEGKIDSSSAYPLLVGKVLPDYLVGFFAAVLFGAILSSFNSVLNSSVTLFGLDIYKQHINPEASETKVVKNGKIFGIVLALAAMFIAPFIANAGSLFGYLQEVNGIYSIPIFSVIIIGFLTKRVPAIAAKVGIISGSLLYIISQFLMKPYFVSSALEKAEAAGVTSADALAVVEADAYPHFLHVMAILCVVNSLIMLAIGKIKPRETAFEQKYTEQVEIKPYKYVNQIGIVICLIVVAIYVYFAN from the coding sequence ATGTTATTAACATTACTGTCCTTTGTGGGCTTTACAGTTTTGGTGGCCGTTATATCTTATTTGGCTACAAGAAAAACTAATGAAAACTCTTCTGATGGATATTTTTTAGGAGGAAGGAGTTTAACTGCAGGTGTTATTGCTGGGTCTCTTTTACTAACAAACCTTTCTACAGAGCAACTAGTAGGTTTAAATTCTGATGCTTATACAGATGGTTTGTCTGTTATGGCTTGGGAAACGTTAGCAGCAATAGCAATAGTTATTACTGCTATTTTTTTATTACCAAGGTATTTAAAAGGTGGTTTAACAACCGTACCGCAGTTTTTAGCAGAACGTTTTGATGTTACTACAAAAACAATAACATCTGGTTTGTTTTTAACAGGTTACGTAGTTGTATTATTACCCGTAATTTTATACTCTGGTTCTGTTGCCATAAGCGGAATGTTTAATGTGCCAGAAAACCTAGGAATTAGTCACACTGCATCTATATGGTTATGTGTTTGGGGTATTGGTATTATTGGCGGTATTTACGCTGTATTTGGAGGCTTAAAAGCCGTTGTGGTATCAGATTCTATTAATGCAATAGGATTGTTAATTGGTGGTATTTTAATTCCTGTTTTTGGTTTAATGTATATAGGAGATGGTAGTATAATAGATGGCTTATCTATTTTAACTACAGAAAATCCAGAGAAATTTAACTCTATGGGTACTAAAACAGACTCAGTTCCTTTTTCTACAATTTTTACAGGGATGATGTTGGTTAACCTTTTTTATTGGGGAACAAACCAACAAATTATACAAAGAGCCTTAGGAGCCAAAAACTTAGCAGAAGGACAAAAAGGGCTATTACTAGCTTCTTTTATAAAAATATTAGGACCGTTAATTTTAGTTTTACCTGGTATAATAGCGTTTCATATTTTTGAAGGTAAAATAGATTCTTCTAGCGCATACCCTCTACTAGTTGGTAAAGTATTGCCAGATTATTTAGTTGGCTTTTTTGCAGCAGTATTGTTTGGTGCAATTTTAAGTTCATTTAATAGTGTTTTAAACAGTTCTGTAACCTTATTTGGCTTAGACATCTACAAACAACATATAAACCCAGAAGCTAGTGAAACTAAAGTTGTTAAAAACGGTAAAATATTTGGTATTGTATTGGCTTTAGCGGCAATGTTTATTGCGCCTTTTATAGCAAATGCAGGTAGTTTATTTGGTTATTTACAAGAAGTAAACGGTATTTATAGTATTCCAATTTTTTCTGTTATAATAATTGGCTTTTTAACTAAAAGAGTACCAGCTATTGCAGCAAAGGTTGGTATTATATCTGGATCTTTACTGTATATTATAAGTCAGTTTTTAATGAAACCATATTTTGTGAGCTCTGCTTTAGAGAAAGCAGAAGCAGCAGGAGTTACTAGTGCAGATGCATTAGCTGTAGTAGAAGCAGATGCATACCCACACTTTTTACACGTAATGGCTATTTTATGTGTAGTAAACTCTTTAATAATGTTGGCTATTGGTAAAATAAAACCAAGAGAAACTGCTTTTGAGCAAAAATATACAGAGCAAGTAGAAATTAAGCCTTACAAATACGTAAACCAAATAGGTATTGTTATTTGTTTAATAGTGGTAGCAATATACGTGTACTTTGCTAATTAA
- a CDS encoding DUF4407 domain-containing protein, with protein MIKRFFILCSGADTAILETCSNGEQNKYAGIGATVFFTAVMAFIASAYALYTVFDNVYYAVFFGLVWGLLIFNLDRFIVSTIKKRDNFKSELLQATPRIVLAVIIAIVISKPLEMKIFEKEINQVLLEQKNDLTLANKEQIALQYSPKKEVIHQSIEKLKQEITTKEAETNALYNTYIAEAEGREGTKLLGKGPVYEEKRQKHDAALQELQKLKENNAAKITTLEEQAVALDTAYAASVKDSQPIIDGFDGLMARITALNKLPWLPSFFIFLLFLAIETSPIIAKLLAPKGMYDFKLEEEESIVKTWVTQKVEQRNTLMQTDAAINKKVYEDIEQENEIYNYKKQQAEKLLKQQTDAFHNIQAKNL; from the coding sequence ATGATTAAACGTTTTTTTATACTCTGCTCCGGAGCAGACACTGCTATACTAGAAACTTGCTCTAACGGTGAGCAAAACAAATACGCTGGTATTGGCGCAACTGTATTTTTTACTGCTGTTATGGCTTTTATAGCCAGTGCATATGCATTGTATACTGTTTTTGATAATGTTTACTACGCTGTTTTTTTTGGACTTGTTTGGGGCTTACTTATTTTTAATTTAGACCGCTTTATTGTTTCTACCATTAAAAAAAGAGACAATTTTAAAAGTGAATTGTTACAGGCCACACCCCGTATTGTTTTAGCTGTTATAATAGCCATTGTTATTTCAAAACCTTTAGAAATGAAGATTTTTGAAAAAGAAATCAATCAGGTTTTATTAGAACAAAAGAATGATTTAACGCTTGCAAACAAGGAACAAATTGCATTACAGTACAGTCCTAAAAAGGAAGTCATTCATCAATCTATAGAAAAATTAAAACAAGAAATTACAACTAAAGAAGCAGAAACAAATGCGCTTTACAACACTTATATTGCCGAGGCAGAAGGAAGGGAAGGTACTAAACTGCTAGGTAAAGGACCAGTTTATGAAGAAAAAAGACAAAAACATGATGCTGCCTTACAAGAATTACAAAAGCTAAAAGAAAACAATGCCGCAAAAATTACTACGCTAGAAGAGCAAGCAGTGGCATTAGATACAGCATATGCTGCCTCTGTTAAAGACTCACAACCCATTATTGATGGTTTTGATGGTTTAATGGCTCGTATAACGGCTTTAAACAAGCTACCTTGGCTACCATCATTCTTTATATTTTTATTGTTTTTAGCTATAGAAACATCTCCTATAATTGCAAAATTATTAGCTCCTAAAGGAATGTACGATTTTAAGTTAGAGGAAGAAGAAAGTATTGTTAAAACCTGGGTTACACAGAAAGTAGAACAGCGTAACACTTTAATGCAAACAGATGCGGCAATAAATAAAAAAGTATATGAAGATATTGAACAAGAAAACGAAATTTACAATTATAAAAAACAACAAGCAGAAAAGTTGTTAAAACAACAAACTGACGCTTTCCATAACATACAAGCTAAAAACTTGTAA
- a CDS encoding M56 family metallopeptidase, translating into MLMYLLKSTACLATLFLFYKLFLEGQNMHKFKRFYLLAALVLSFGIPLITFTTYMQVPIAIYKTPLEYGNINTTETIVEPTNYWSYLIWSIYGLGVLIFSIKFIKNSTNLFLKIKQNPKQRLENHTNVLLTEKTTPHTFLSYIFLNKKAHQQKQIPKEVLLHEITHAKQKHSIDVLLIEVLQVVFWFNPLIYFIKHAIKLNHEFLADQAVLNQGADTVSYRKILLAFSSNVTEPYMANSINYSSIKKRFTVMKKRTSKRSVVLRSLLLIPLAALLFYSFSNQKTEEILVDTQASHANKNAGKGASEKMMQEYRTFFKKYNNAKKKVIDMTYYQRIIAIYDLMTNEQRATVTDHKTILKFPSVDLKNTTKKAPTQSEFNSWKNKENFAIWIDNKHVPNSVLNKYSASDIVHFNNSYVYKNARSAKFPQEHQVNLFTKQGFTNTYVKADVNTYNSILQKYNSELHSFKKNSEISNDDLEIKNVQLKKLYAEFSKEEIKKYNIVFPESIPVKNSEHLGLVIKEEKQDPLETYKKEYNTYVTLTKQEPHYIHRSEAEKKKIDDLFTLLGSIYFSLSKEDRAKVKRVKAPILPYVILIRNGKTEYKKRSELTEDDKKLLPPPPPPPLPPSNNKQDSKELAKARAAFKKDAYEYGSAVGEYRKEGKGTREELNKLYKKTMKSYEKCSALIKKEKGAAPLPPPPPPAPPIKD; encoded by the coding sequence ATGCTTATGTACCTATTAAAATCTACAGCTTGTTTAGCAACTTTATTCCTTTTTTACAAACTATTTTTAGAAGGGCAAAATATGCACAAGTTTAAACGTTTTTACTTACTAGCTGCTTTAGTTTTAAGTTTTGGTATACCACTAATAACGTTTACAACATACATGCAAGTACCAATAGCAATTTATAAAACACCATTGGAGTATGGCAACATAAACACTACAGAAACTATTGTAGAACCTACCAATTACTGGTCCTACCTAATTTGGAGTATTTACGGCTTGGGTGTTTTAATTTTTAGCATAAAATTTATTAAAAATAGCACTAACCTATTTTTAAAAATAAAGCAAAATCCTAAGCAAAGACTAGAGAACCATACTAATGTACTGTTAACTGAGAAAACTACACCCCATACTTTTTTAAGTTATATATTTTTAAATAAAAAAGCTCATCAACAAAAACAAATACCAAAAGAAGTGTTGCTGCATGAAATTACACATGCAAAGCAAAAACACTCTATAGACGTATTACTTATAGAGGTTTTACAAGTTGTATTCTGGTTTAATCCGCTTATCTATTTTATAAAACACGCTATTAAATTAAATCACGAATTTTTAGCAGATCAAGCTGTCCTAAATCAGGGTGCGGACACTGTTAGCTACAGAAAAATTTTACTCGCATTTTCATCAAATGTAACAGAGCCATATATGGCAAATTCAATTAATTATTCATCAATCAAAAAACGATTTACAGTTATGAAAAAAAGAACCTCAAAACGGTCGGTTGTATTAAGAAGCTTGCTACTTATTCCTTTAGCAGCATTGCTTTTTTACAGTTTTAGCAACCAAAAAACAGAAGAAATTTTAGTAGACACTCAAGCCTCACACGCGAATAAAAATGCAGGTAAAGGTGCCTCAGAGAAAATGATGCAAGAATATCGTACATTTTTCAAAAAATACAACAATGCAAAGAAGAAAGTAATAGATATGACGTACTATCAGCGTATAATTGCCATTTATGATCTAATGACCAATGAACAACGTGCAACCGTTACAGACCATAAAACAATTCTAAAATTCCCTAGCGTAGATTTAAAAAATACTACAAAAAAAGCACCAACGCAATCGGAGTTTAATTCTTGGAAAAACAAAGAAAACTTTGCTATTTGGATAGATAATAAACACGTTCCTAATTCTGTATTAAACAAGTATTCGGCATCAGATATTGTACATTTTAACAATAGCTACGTATACAAAAATGCACGTAGCGCAAAGTTTCCGCAAGAACACCAAGTAAATTTATTTACCAAACAAGGCTTTACTAATACGTATGTTAAGGCAGATGTAAATACATATAATAGCATACTACAAAAGTATAATAGTGAGTTACATTCATTTAAAAAAAATAGCGAAATTTCTAACGATGATTTAGAAATAAAAAATGTTCAATTAAAAAAACTTTATGCTGAGTTTAGTAAAGAAGAAATAAAAAAATATAATATTGTTTTCCCTGAAAGTATCCCTGTTAAAAATTCTGAACACTTAGGTTTAGTTATAAAAGAAGAAAAACAAGATCCTTTAGAAACCTATAAAAAAGAGTACAACACATATGTAACCTTAACTAAACAAGAACCACATTATATACATAGATCAGAAGCTGAGAAAAAGAAAATTGATGATCTTTTTACGCTTTTAGGTAGCATCTACTTTAGCTTAAGCAAAGAAGATAGAGCTAAAGTAAAAAGAGTAAAAGCACCTATTTTACCATACGTTATACTAATTAGAAATGGCAAAACAGAATACAAAAAAAGAAGCGAGTTAACAGAAGATGATAAAAAATTATTACCACCTCCACCTCCACCACCATTACCTCCATCAAATAACAAACAAGACTCTAAAGAACTTGCAAAAGCCAGAGCTGCTTTTAAAAAAGATGCCTATGAATATGGTTCTGCTGTTGGTGAATACAGAAAAGAAGGTAAAGGAACCAGAGAAGAATTAAATAAGTTGTATAAGAAAACAATGAAAAGCTATGAGAAATGTAGCGCTTTAATTAAAAAAGAAAAAGGAGCAGCCCCATTACCACCACCGCCACCTCCTGCTCCACCAATAAAGGACTAA
- a CDS encoding BlaI/MecI/CopY family transcriptional regulator: protein MQLSKSEEELMNHLWKLEKAFLKDLLDQYSDPKPATTTVATMLKRMADKNFVAYNLYGKSREYYPLVKKKAYFSKHVNGLIKNFFNDSASQFASFFTKETNITKEELAHLRELIDQELKNK, encoded by the coding sequence ATGCAGTTGTCAAAATCAGAAGAAGAATTAATGAACCACCTCTGGAAATTAGAAAAAGCATTTTTAAAAGATTTGCTAGATCAGTATTCAGATCCTAAACCTGCAACCACTACTGTGGCTACAATGTTAAAACGTATGGCAGACAAAAATTTTGTAGCCTACAATCTATACGGTAAATCCAGAGAATATTATCCGCTCGTAAAAAAGAAAGCCTATTTCTCTAAACACGTAAACGGCTTAATAAAAAACTTTTTTAATGATAGTGCATCGCAATTTGCATCGTTCTTTACTAAAGAAACCAACATAACAAAAGAAGAGTTGGCACATTTAAGAGAGCTAATAGACCAAGAACTAAAAAATAAATAG
- a CDS encoding dipeptidase: MQDVKSFIDSNKDRLLNELIELLKIPSVSADPAYAHDVLTTADAVKDALVKAGCDTVEICETQGFPIVYGEKIINKDLPTVLVYGHYDVQPADPINLWDSPPYEPVIKKTDLHPEGAIFARGACDDKGQMYMHVKALEFMVSTNQLPCNVKFMIEGEEEVGSVSLSTFVKENREKLKNDVILISDTGMIAKDVPSITTGLRGLSYVEVEVTGPNRDLHSGLYGGAVANPINILTKMISSLHDENNHITIPGFYDNVEELSAEERAEMAKAPFSLENYKKALDINAVYGEKGYTTNERNSIRPTLDVNGIWGGYTGEGAKTVIASKAYAKISMRLVPNQDWENITELFSKHFTSIAPQGVTVKVNPHHGGQGYVTPIDSVGYKAASKAYETTFGKTPIPQRSGGSIPIVSLFEQELQSKTILMGFGLDSDAIHSPNEHFGIWNYLKGIETIPYFYKNFTDMSS; the protein is encoded by the coding sequence ATGCAAGACGTAAAAAGCTTTATAGATAGTAATAAAGACAGATTATTAAATGAACTTATAGAACTTCTAAAAATACCATCTGTTAGTGCAGACCCTGCTTATGCGCATGATGTACTTACAACTGCAGATGCTGTTAAAGATGCTTTAGTAAAAGCAGGTTGTGATACCGTAGAAATTTGTGAAACTCAAGGTTTCCCTATTGTTTACGGAGAAAAAATAATAAATAAAGATTTACCAACGGTATTAGTTTATGGTCATTATGACGTGCAACCAGCAGACCCAATTAACCTATGGGACTCACCACCATACGAGCCTGTAATTAAAAAAACAGACCTACACCCAGAAGGTGCAATTTTTGCTCGTGGTGCTTGTGATGACAAAGGGCAAATGTACATGCACGTAAAAGCCTTAGAATTTATGGTAAGTACCAACCAACTACCTTGTAACGTAAAGTTCATGATAGAAGGTGAAGAAGAAGTTGGTAGCGTTAGCCTATCTACATTTGTAAAAGAAAACAGAGAAAAACTTAAAAACGATGTTATTTTAATTAGTGACACTGGTATGATTGCCAAAGACGTACCATCTATAACAACAGGCTTAAGAGGTTTAAGCTATGTAGAAGTAGAAGTTACAGGCCCTAACAGAGATTTACACTCTGGTTTATACGGTGGCGCTGTTGCCAACCCAATAAATATACTAACAAAAATGATTTCGTCTTTACATGACGAGAACAACCATATTACCATTCCTGGTTTTTATGACAACGTAGAAGAATTATCTGCAGAAGAACGCGCAGAAATGGCAAAAGCTCCTTTTAGTTTAGAAAACTATAAAAAAGCATTAGATATAAATGCTGTTTACGGAGAAAAAGGATACACCACTAACGAGCGTAACTCTATACGCCCTACTCTAGACGTAAATGGTATTTGGGGTGGTTACACTGGCGAAGGTGCAAAAACCGTAATAGCAAGCAAAGCTTACGCAAAAATATCTATGCGTTTGGTACCAAACCAAGACTGGGAAAACATAACAGAATTGTTCTCTAAGCACTTTACAAGCATAGCACCACAAGGTGTAACAGTAAAAGTAAACCCACATCATGGCGGACAAGGTTACGTAACACCTATAGACAGTGTTGGTTATAAAGCAGCATCTAAGGCATACGAAACTACTTTTGGCAAAACACCAATACCACAACGTAGCGGTGGTAGTATACCAATTGTCTCATTATTTGAGCAAGAGCTACAAAGCAAAACCATATTAATGGGCTTTGGGTTAGATAGTGACGCAATACACTCACCTAATGAGCATTTTGGAATTTGGAACTACCTAAAAGGTATAGAAACTATTCCTTATTTCTACAAGAATTTTACAGATATGAGTTCTTAA
- a CDS encoding alpha-ketoglutarate-dependent dioxygenase AlkB family protein, whose product MDLFNTDIQKNILPFDGEVYYYGAIMPTSKAQEYYSYLFNNIQWENDKAVIFGKTITTKRKVAWYATNPFSYTYSKITKTALPWTKELLELKKIVEEKTGETFNSCLLNLYHSGEEGMAWHSDGEKDLKENGAIGSLSFGAERKFSFKHKENKQKIDINLDRGSLLVMTGTTQKNWLHRLPPTKKVSTPRINLTFRTIEN is encoded by the coding sequence ATGGATTTATTTAACACAGACATACAAAAAAATATACTTCCTTTTGATGGCGAAGTGTATTATTACGGAGCAATAATGCCAACCAGTAAAGCTCAAGAGTACTACAGTTATTTATTTAACAATATACAATGGGAGAATGATAAAGCTGTTATTTTTGGAAAAACCATAACTACTAAACGCAAAGTAGCTTGGTATGCAACCAACCCATTTAGTTACACCTACTCTAAAATTACCAAAACAGCCCTACCGTGGACAAAAGAGCTACTAGAACTAAAAAAAATAGTAGAGGAAAAAACCGGAGAAACATTTAACTCTTGCTTGTTAAACTTATACCACTCAGGAGAAGAAGGTATGGCTTGGCATAGTGACGGTGAAAAAGATTTAAAAGAAAACGGGGCAATAGGGTCTTTAAGTTTTGGGGCAGAACGTAAGTTTAGTTTTAAACATAAAGAGAACAAGCAAAAAATAGATATTAATTTAGACAGAGGAAGTTTATTGGTAATGACAGGTACTACTCAAAAAAACTGGTTACACAGACTACCACCAACAAAAAAAGTAAGTACACCCAGAATAAACTTAACGTTTAGAACAATAGAGAATTAA
- a CDS encoding efflux RND transporter periplasmic adaptor subunit — translation MRRTSTLIGLLLVLCFASCESKKEEKKEESKFLVTNPVKEDTIIKKDYVCQIHSIRHIEIRALEKGYLKHISIDEGQFVKKGQKLFNIMPNVYQADLQKAKAEAEVAEIEYKNTKLLADSNVVSANELAMSKAEYDKAKAEVFLTQTHLSFTDIRAPFDGIVDHLEAREGSLLDEGEKLTTLSDNSKMWVYFNVPEAEYLDYITNTGKARAKQVELVMANNKMFNQTGIVETIEGEFNNQTGNIAFRATFPNPDKILRHGETGSVLMSVPYDDALLIPQKATFEILDKTYVYVIDANSEVKQREIEIEATLPNLFIVSKGLSTKDKILLEGLRMVKNNEKIHTKFLEPNTVLKELDLYAE, via the coding sequence ATGAGGAGAACTTCTACACTCATAGGCCTATTGCTTGTGCTTTGTTTTGCCAGCTGTGAGTCTAAAAAAGAAGAAAAAAAAGAGGAATCTAAATTTCTTGTTACCAATCCTGTTAAAGAAGACACCATTATTAAAAAAGACTACGTATGCCAAATACACTCTATTAGGCATATAGAAATACGTGCTTTAGAAAAAGGGTATTTAAAACATATTTCTATAGATGAGGGGCAGTTTGTAAAAAAAGGTCAAAAGCTTTTTAATATAATGCCAAACGTGTATCAGGCAGATTTGCAAAAAGCAAAAGCTGAAGCAGAAGTAGCAGAAATAGAATACAAAAACACAAAACTACTAGCAGATAGTAATGTGGTTTCTGCAAATGAATTAGCAATGTCTAAAGCAGAATATGATAAAGCTAAAGCAGAGGTGTTTTTAACACAAACCCATTTAAGTTTTACAGATATTAGAGCTCCTTTTGATGGTATTGTAGATCATTTAGAAGCTAGAGAAGGTAGTCTTTTAGATGAAGGAGAAAAATTAACCACACTGTCAGATAACAGTAAAATGTGGGTATACTTTAATGTGCCAGAGGCAGAGTATTTAGACTACATTACAAATACGGGTAAAGCAAGAGCTAAACAAGTAGAGTTGGTTATGGCAAACAATAAAATGTTTAACCAAACAGGTATAGTAGAAACTATAGAGGGTGAGTTTAATAACCAAACTGGTAACATTGCGTTTAGAGCAACCTTTCCTAATCCAGATAAAATATTAAGACACGGTGAAACTGGTAGTGTACTTATGTCTGTTCCATATGATGACGCCTTACTAATACCACAAAAAGCAACTTTTGAAATTTTAGATAAAACTTACGTGTATGTTATAGATGCTAATAGTGAGGTTAAGCAAAGAGAAATAGAAATTGAAGCTACCTTACCTAACTTATTTATTGTTAGCAAAGGCCTTTCTACTAAAGATAAAATACTGCTAGAAGGGTTGCGTATGGTAAAAAATAACGAAAAAATACATACCAAGTTTTTAGAACCAAATACGGTACTAAAAGAACTAGACCTGTATGCAGAATAA